A window of Malania oleifera isolate guangnan ecotype guangnan chromosome 2, ASM2987363v1, whole genome shotgun sequence genomic DNA:
tataaggatggtttggactTCAACCATGTGAGGCGCCTTTTTAAGGACAAATCCATGAGGCCAGCAGGCCAAAGCGGACAGCACCTCAATCGAGTTGGGTTCAAGattgttacattttatattagaGCCACCCTAGGGGTATTATCATGTGGATGGATCATACACAGAGGTGTAAGTCACTCTAACGAAAGCGTTAGAGATCGGACAGGAGAGCCCggtcccacatcggatgtgtactagggagatcttggacttataaggatggtttcgactccaactatgtgagacaacttttataggacaaatccgTGAGGTCAGTGGGCCAAAACGGACAATACCTCACCGGAGTTGAGTCCAGGACCATTACACAAAGCTCTAGGGAGACTTTGATCCTTACTGATATTAAAGGTTTACTTGCCAATTTTCAAACTGCGCTATCAATCATACTTTCAGGAATGCAAATCAAGCTTCAGATACGTTGTCGAATTTAGGTCATTACGTGGATGGTTATCAATTTTGGAAGTGTTTCCCCTCCTTTATATAGGTATTTACAACCCTACACTACGTTGTATTGTTGTTTCACATTAATGAAAGGTTGTTTACCACCTTCTCCCCCCTCTCcctcccaaaaacaaaaaaaacaaaaaaaaatcactttATTCGATCAAATTTATTGGGTTAACCAGAACCATTTCAAAATTTGTAGAAGATTCCTATCAGAActatcaaaaatttaaaaaaaattcaccaTCTAGTTAATTGCCTAGTTACCAAACTAGGTAAATTTGCAGTGATTTGGGAATTGAGCCCATTGTCCATTTGTACACAAACCAGATAACGTGACAATGTCTGATTCCCATTGACTAGATTTAATATTTATTTCACAAGAAATGACATCTGATAATTTATAGTAATGTGTTTTCTCACCTGCCATCTGTCCAACATGGTGCTTGAGCCGAAGTCTAGGACAATGTAGAAATCCAAAACCTATCTATGTAACAAAAGCCATTGTTCACAATCTGAGTTCAGAATAACATGATATTGTAACTTATGACCTTGTTCTAGGTATATCTTTCTGCACCACAGAGGATACGCTAGCAGAAGCATTTTCACAGTTCGGCAAAGTTGTTGAAGGTTTGACTATAATCCTGTCCATATGAGCTTCATCATCTATTTTGGAAACAGTAATTCAATTTTTCAATGCTAACATGTTAGTTTTCTAGCTAAAGTAGTGATGAATAAAGCTAGAAACAGATCAAAGGGTTTTGGTTTTGTCACTTTTGTCTCAGAAGATGAAGCTCAGAAGGCATCGACAGAAATGAACGGGAAGGTGAACTTGCATACTCTGCTGCCCTCTATCTACACAAGGGGGGATTATTTTTTAGAATAACAAATGTGGATTTACTTGCAGCTGCTCGATGGACGCATCATTTCTGTAGAAAATGCAACCTCTAGACGTCAATTTAATGGTGGTATTTCTATAGGAAGAGGGCCTCCTGAACCAACAGCCAATAATTAAAGTTTTTACTATATTTTGTTGATATAAACATACATATGTACAATATGATGGCTTGATTTGTTTGTATGCTTCAATGTTTTGTTCAAATTATCTTCTTAAATGCGCAGCTTTTTGTGCTGGAATGCCTCCAACAAGAGGCTGATTTGGCTGCAGCGACTGCTGAATTCTTTAATCATAGCGTGTTTTATTTTGCAATTTGAGTACGAACTGATTATAATGCCTCC
This region includes:
- the LOC131149817 gene encoding small RNA-binding protein 11, chloroplastic-like isoform X1, which codes for MAAIGGKFHQLPRRHSPLFPNISSPSHLLAYRGFASRLFVKGISFCTTEDTLAEAFSQFGKVVEAKVVMNKARNRSKGFGFVTFVSEDEAQKASTEMNGKLLDGRIISVENATSRRQFNGGISIGRGPPEPTANN
- the LOC131149817 gene encoding small RNA-binding protein 11, chloroplastic-like isoform X3, whose product is MAAIGGKFHQLPRRHSPLFPNISSPSHLLAYRGFASRLFVKGISFCTTEDTLAEAFSQFGKVVEEDEAQKASTEMNGKLLDGRIISVENATSRRQFNGGISIGRGPPEPTANN
- the LOC131149817 gene encoding small RNA-binding protein 11, chloroplastic-like isoform X2, encoding MAAIGGKFHQLPRRHSPLFPNISSPSHLLAYRGFASRLFVKGISFCTTEDTLAEAFSQFGKVVEVVMNKARNRSKGFGFVTFVSEDEAQKASTEMNGKLLDGRIISVENATSRRQFNGGISIGRGPPEPTANN